One region of Streptomyces sp. CG4 genomic DNA includes:
- the leuS gene encoding leucine--tRNA ligase has protein sequence MSETNPAAAAATSAEAAPHRYTAATAAEIEARWQDFWDADGTYAAPNPKGDLAGDSELVAKPKKFIMDMFPYPSGAGLHVGHPLGYIATDVFARFQRMTGHNVLHTLGFDAFGLPAEQYAVQTGTHPRVSTEANIENMKAQLRRLGLGHDKRRSFATIDPDYYKWTQWIFLQIFNSWYDEEARKARPISELVALFESGERAIPGTTRAWSELSARERADVLGEYRLAYASDAPVNWCPGLGTVLANEEVTADGRSERGNYPVFKAKLRQWNMRITAYADRLLEDLEELDWPEAIKLQQRNWIGRSEGARVDFPIDGERITVFTTRPDTLFGASYMVLAPEHPLVEKFTPAAWPEGTHEVWTGGHATPAEAVAAYRAQAASKSDVERQAEAKDKTGVFIGSYATNPVSGEQVPVFIADYVLMGYGTGAIMAVPCGDQRDFEFARAFELPIHCIVEPTDGRGTDTATWENAFGSYDAKIINSSNDEISLDGMGVAEAKARITEWLQDKGIGEGTVNFRLRDWLFSRQRYWGEPFPIVYDEDGIAHPLPESMLPLELPEVEDYSPRTFDPDDANTQPETPLSRNEEWVYVTLDLGDGPKKYRRETNTMPNWAGSCWYEFRYLDPHNDRQLVDPEIEQYWMGPREGRPHGGVDLYVGGAEHAVLHLLYARFWSKVLYDLGHVSSAEPFHKLFNQGMIQAYVYRDGRGIAVPAAEVEERDGAYYYQGEKVSRLLGKMGKSLKNAVTPDEICAEYGADTLRLYEMAMGPLDVSRPWDTRAVVGQFRLLQRLWRNIVDETTGEVTVTDAEADEETLRALHKAIDGVRQDLEGLRFNTAIAKVTELNNHLTKAGGPVPRSVAGPLVLMTAPLAPHIAEELWRKLGHTDSVVHQDFPVADPNYVVDETVTCVVQIKGKVKARLEVPPAISEEELEKVALSDEKVVAALGGAGIRKVIVRAPKLVNIVPA, from the coding sequence ATGAGCGAGACGAACCCCGCTGCGGCCGCCGCCACGTCGGCGGAGGCCGCGCCGCACCGCTACACGGCCGCCACGGCGGCCGAGATCGAGGCACGCTGGCAGGACTTCTGGGACGCCGACGGCACCTACGCGGCGCCGAACCCCAAGGGTGACCTGGCCGGCGACTCCGAGCTGGTCGCCAAGCCCAAGAAGTTCATCATGGACATGTTCCCGTACCCCTCGGGTGCGGGCCTGCACGTCGGCCACCCGCTGGGCTACATCGCCACCGACGTCTTCGCCCGGTTCCAGCGCATGACCGGCCACAACGTCCTGCACACCCTGGGCTTCGACGCCTTCGGCCTGCCCGCCGAGCAGTACGCCGTGCAGACCGGCACGCACCCGCGCGTGTCCACCGAGGCCAACATCGAGAACATGAAGGCCCAGCTGCGCCGGCTGGGCCTGGGCCACGACAAGCGCCGGTCCTTCGCCACGATCGACCCGGACTACTACAAGTGGACCCAGTGGATCTTCCTGCAGATCTTCAACTCCTGGTACGACGAGGAGGCGAGGAAGGCCCGCCCGATCTCCGAGCTGGTCGCGCTGTTCGAGTCCGGTGAGCGGGCGATTCCGGGCACCACGCGCGCGTGGAGCGAGCTGAGCGCCCGCGAGCGCGCCGACGTCCTGGGCGAGTACCGCCTGGCCTACGCCTCCGACGCGCCGGTCAACTGGTGCCCGGGCCTGGGCACGGTGCTGGCCAACGAGGAGGTCACCGCCGACGGTCGCTCCGAGCGCGGTAACTACCCGGTCTTCAAGGCCAAGCTGCGCCAGTGGAACATGCGCATCACCGCCTACGCGGACCGGCTGCTGGAGGACCTGGAGGAGCTGGACTGGCCCGAGGCCATCAAGCTGCAGCAGCGCAACTGGATCGGCCGCAGCGAGGGCGCCCGCGTCGACTTCCCGATCGACGGCGAGCGGATCACGGTCTTCACCACCCGCCCGGATACCCTGTTCGGCGCCTCCTACATGGTGCTGGCGCCCGAGCACCCGCTGGTCGAGAAGTTCACCCCGGCCGCCTGGCCGGAGGGCACCCACGAGGTGTGGACCGGCGGCCACGCCACGCCCGCCGAGGCCGTCGCCGCGTACCGCGCGCAGGCCGCCTCGAAGTCGGACGTCGAGCGACAGGCCGAGGCGAAGGACAAGACCGGCGTCTTCATCGGTTCGTACGCCACCAACCCGGTCAGCGGCGAGCAGGTGCCCGTCTTCATCGCCGACTACGTCCTGATGGGCTACGGCACCGGCGCGATCATGGCCGTACCCTGCGGCGACCAGCGCGACTTCGAGTTCGCGCGCGCCTTCGAGCTGCCGATCCACTGCATCGTCGAGCCGACCGACGGCCGTGGCACCGACACCGCGACGTGGGAGAACGCCTTCGGGTCGTACGACGCGAAGATCATCAACTCGTCCAACGACGAGATCAGCCTGGACGGCATGGGCGTGGCCGAGGCCAAGGCCCGCATCACCGAGTGGCTGCAGGACAAGGGCATCGGCGAGGGCACCGTCAACTTCCGCCTGCGCGACTGGCTGTTCAGCCGCCAGCGCTACTGGGGCGAGCCCTTCCCGATCGTCTACGACGAGGACGGCATCGCCCACCCGCTGCCCGAGTCGATGCTGCCGCTGGAGCTGCCCGAGGTCGAGGACTACAGCCCGCGCACCTTCGACCCGGACGACGCGAACACCCAGCCCGAGACCCCGCTGTCGCGCAACGAGGAGTGGGTCTACGTCACCCTGGACCTGGGCGACGGGCCGAAGAAGTACCGCCGCGAGACCAACACCATGCCCAACTGGGCCGGTTCCTGCTGGTACGAGTTCCGCTACCTGGACCCGCACAACGACCGGCAGCTGGTCGACCCCGAGATCGAGCAGTACTGGATGGGCCCGCGCGAGGGCCGGCCGCACGGTGGTGTCGACCTGTACGTCGGTGGCGCCGAGCACGCCGTGCTGCACCTGCTGTACGCGCGCTTCTGGTCCAAGGTCCTGTACGACCTGGGCCACGTCTCGTCGGCCGAGCCGTTCCACAAGCTGTTCAACCAGGGCATGATCCAGGCCTACGTCTACCGCGACGGCCGGGGCATCGCGGTGCCGGCCGCCGAGGTCGAGGAGCGGGACGGCGCGTACTACTACCAGGGCGAGAAGGTCAGCCGCCTGCTGGGCAAGATGGGCAAGTCGCTGAAGAACGCGGTGACCCCGGACGAGATCTGCGCCGAGTACGGCGCCGACACCCTGCGCCTGTACGAGATGGCCATGGGCCCGCTGGACGTCTCCCGGCCGTGGGACACGCGCGCGGTGGTCGGCCAGTTCCGGCTGCTGCAGCGGCTGTGGCGCAACATCGTCGACGAGACGACCGGTGAGGTCACGGTGACCGACGCCGAGGCCGACGAGGAGACCCTGCGTGCCCTGCACAAGGCCATCGACGGCGTGCGCCAGGACCTGGAGGGCCTGCGCTTCAACACCGCCATCGCCAAGGTCACCGAGCTGAACAACCACCTGACCAAGGCCGGTGGCCCGGTGCCGCGCTCGGTCGCCGGGCCGCTGGTGCTGATGACGGCCCCGCTGGCCCCGCACATCGCCGAGGAACTGTGGCGCAAGCTGGGCCACACCGACTCGGTCGTCCACCAGGACTTCCCGGTCGCCGACCCGAACTACGTCGTGGACGAGACCGTGACCTGCGTCGTGCAGATCAAGGGCAAGGTCAAGGCCCGTCTGGAGGTGCCGCCGGCCATCTCCGAGGAGGAGCTGGAGAAGGTGGCCCTGTCCGACGAGAAGGTCGTCGCGGCGCTGGGCGGCGCGGGCATCCGCAAGGTGATCGTCCGGGCGCCCAAGCTGGTGAACATCGTTCCCGCCTGA
- a CDS encoding DegV family protein has product MSRHVAIVTDSTAYLPPRTMERHGITAVPLTVVLGDQALEEGTEISTRSLAQALQKRRPVTTSRPSPEVFAETYRRVAESGASGIVSLHLSAELSGTYDAAVLAAREAPVPVRVVDTGMVAMALGFCALAAAEAAEAGGTVDEAVTAAEKRAAGTSAYFYVDTLDYLRRGGRIGAAQALLGSALAVKPLLQLDGGRIELLEKVRTASRAIARLEELAAERAGSAEVDIAVHHLAAPDRAAALADRLRARVPGLADLHVSEVGAVIGAHTGPGLLGAVVSPR; this is encoded by the coding sequence ATGTCCCGCCATGTCGCGATCGTCACCGATTCAACGGCCTACTTGCCGCCGCGGACGATGGAGCGCCACGGCATCACCGCGGTACCCCTGACCGTGGTCCTCGGCGACCAGGCACTCGAAGAGGGCACCGAGATCTCGACCCGCTCGCTGGCCCAGGCCCTGCAGAAACGACGCCCCGTCACCACCTCGCGCCCGAGCCCCGAGGTGTTCGCGGAAACCTACCGCAGGGTCGCCGAGTCCGGCGCGAGCGGCATCGTCTCCCTGCACCTGTCCGCCGAACTGTCCGGCACCTACGACGCGGCGGTCCTCGCGGCACGCGAAGCACCGGTGCCGGTACGGGTCGTGGACACCGGGATGGTCGCGATGGCCCTCGGCTTCTGCGCGCTCGCCGCGGCCGAGGCCGCGGAGGCCGGCGGCACGGTGGACGAAGCCGTCACGGCCGCCGAGAAGCGCGCCGCGGGCACGTCCGCCTACTTCTACGTCGACACCCTCGACTATCTGCGCCGCGGGGGCCGCATCGGCGCCGCACAGGCGCTCCTCGGCTCCGCACTCGCCGTCAAACCCCTGCTCCAACTGGACGGCGGCCGCATCGAACTGCTCGAGAAGGTCCGTACGGCGTCCAGGGCCATCGCACGTCTGGAAGAGCTCGCCGCCGAGCGGGCGGGCAGCGCCGAAGTCGACATCGCCGTCCACCACTTGGCCGCTCCCGACCGTGCCGCCGCGCTCGCCGACCGGCTGCGGGCACGCGTGCCGGGCCTGGCCGACCTCCATGTCAGCGAGGTCGGGGCGGTGATCGGTGCACACACCGGTCCCGGGCTGCTCGGCGCGGTGGTCTCACCGCGCTGA
- a CDS encoding helix-hairpin-helix domain-containing protein, whose protein sequence is MALRSRSRTATPTSGPGRGPTSDGRVRHRRGIRHRRTRHRPPAPAEELRRRAELLFGERAARWRESGNGPPDAGPTHRATDTATAWGTGRAPGLSAARAATATTAVPCRTVLPAAGPGPTLPPDVDPDPAVPPDVAPDPAMPSSTVPPSAVPADGRTRKPASARMVMTAEAPEPASAVSPLELPGPEGPGWRERVGLALRERMPVWLQARCGVERRGVVALAVVLVVAAVLAVQHFWAGRTESVSAPQVVRAQTQTPYPKKQDGGGAKAGAVAGAGAGASSAPGGQIVVDVSGKVRKPGICRLPAGSRVADALRAAGGVRPGVSIEGLNRARFLVDGEQVVVGGPAGAMAPPGPVAGRASGSAGSAPAAPVSLNTATADQLDTLPGVGPVLAQHIVDYRTQHGGFRSVDELREVNGIGDRRFSDLRNLVRP, encoded by the coding sequence ATGGCACTTCGATCACGTTCACGCACAGCCACTCCGACCAGCGGCCCCGGCCGCGGTCCCACCTCCGACGGCCGTGTCCGCCACCGCCGTGGCATCCGCCATCGACGCACCCGCCACCGCCCGCCGGCACCGGCCGAGGAACTGCGCCGCCGCGCGGAACTCCTCTTCGGCGAACGAGCCGCGCGATGGCGGGAGTCGGGGAACGGACCGCCGGACGCGGGTCCCACACATCGGGCAACCGACACGGCAACGGCATGGGGCACGGGTCGGGCGCCTGGACTGAGTGCGGCGAGGGCGGCTACGGCCACGACGGCCGTGCCCTGCCGGACCGTACTGCCGGCCGCCGGCCCTGGACCGACCCTTCCACCGGACGTTGACCCTGACCCGGCCGTTCCACCGGACGTCGCCCCTGACCCGGCCATGCCGTCGAGCACCGTGCCGCCGAGTGCAGTGCCGGCTGACGGGCGGACGCGCAAGCCGGCGTCGGCGCGCATGGTGATGACGGCCGAAGCACCCGAACCAGCCAGTGCCGTAAGCCCGTTGGAGCTGCCTGGGCCCGAGGGTCCTGGCTGGCGGGAGCGGGTCGGGCTGGCGTTGCGGGAGCGGATGCCGGTGTGGTTGCAGGCCCGGTGCGGTGTGGAGCGGCGGGGAGTCGTCGCGCTCGCCGTGGTGCTCGTGGTCGCCGCCGTGTTGGCCGTACAGCACTTCTGGGCCGGGCGGACCGAGTCCGTGAGCGCCCCTCAAGTGGTGCGCGCGCAGACGCAGACGCCTTACCCCAAGAAGCAAGACGGCGGCGGAGCCAAGGCCGGTGCGGTTGCGGGGGCAGGTGCGGGTGCTTCGTCGGCGCCGGGTGGACAGATCGTCGTGGATGTCAGCGGCAAGGTCCGCAAACCGGGGATCTGCCGGTTGCCGGCGGGTTCCCGCGTGGCCGATGCGCTGCGGGCGGCCGGTGGTGTCCGTCCGGGCGTGAGCATCGAGGGGCTGAACCGGGCCCGATTCCTGGTCGACGGCGAACAGGTCGTCGTCGGTGGGCCCGCCGGGGCGATGGCTCCACCCGGCCCGGTGGCCGGGCGGGCTTCCGGATCCGCCGGGTCGGCCCCCGCGGCGCCTGTCTCTCTCAACACGGCCACGGCGGACCAGCTCGACACGCTGCCCGGAGTCGGCCCGGTGCTCGCTCAGCACATCGTCGACTACCGCACGCAGCACGGCGGTTTCCGCTCGGTGGACGAACTGCGCGAGGTCAACGGCATCGGCGACCGCCGCTTCAGCGATCTGCGGAACCTGGTACGGCCATGA
- a CDS encoding ComEC/Rec2 family competence protein: protein MSGVVDGGLSGRGRTVGRAGAGRGGDGLEELGSGGAVGREIEERGPAHGERAGPVDLRLVPPALAAWATAALTLDTPAVWTAGIAVVCLVGGVVLLSVRRSGQPGRPGRLERAGPEGRGGGVLGRFVWARASIAAVLLCVAAAAASAGLHGADVRRGPVPELARRYATVTAEVEVTGDPWLSRPRVRGDHAAPVAVLARAEVRRVERSDGTSVRTRTPVLLVVDAQAPKRKTARSGSSAADRSAVQGGQGARAAWLGVLPSTRLRVSGRLAPAQAGGDRTAAVLRVRGRPGPRIVAGPSGLQRLAGRLRAGLREATDGLPGDARALLPGLVVGDTSRITPELDEAFKETDLTHTLAVSGSNLTILLALLIGPPGLAQRAERRGLAPRLGLSLRATALAAGVLTLGFVVVSRPDPSVLRAAACGAIALLALATGRRRSLVPALATAVLLLVLYDPWLARSYGFLLSVLATGALLVLAPGWSEALRRRRVPPRLAEALAAAAAAQAVCAPVTAVLSARVSLVAVPCNLLAEVAVAPATVLGFVALVTAPAAMAPAKALAWCASWPAGWIAAVARTGAALPGAGVDWPGSWPGALALAAVAVAVVLACRRLVRHPWWSGLLGVLLLLAVVRPAPLTRVITGWPPPGWKFAMCDVGQGDATVLATGEGAGVVVDAGPDPDLVDHCLRQLGITRIPLLVLTHFHADHVAGLPGVLRGRSVAAIETTGFEEPADEAAFVTREAAARHIPVTRAVAGEERRTGPVSWRVLWPPPSTGPLADPQASAWPGPVPVPEPEDPNDASVAMLVRTGGLRLLLLGDLEPPAQQALVRSPAAVELAGVDVLKVAHHGSAYQDPDLIRLVAPRVALISCGADNPYGHPAPATVAALRAGGALVLRTDRDGGLAVGGTGGPGGKVSVTRD, encoded by the coding sequence ATGAGCGGCGTGGTCGACGGCGGGCTGTCGGGGCGCGGAAGAACCGTTGGACGCGCGGGTGCCGGGCGCGGAGGTGACGGGCTGGAGGAGCTGGGGTCCGGCGGCGCCGTGGGCCGCGAGATCGAGGAGCGCGGGCCTGCGCACGGTGAGCGGGCGGGGCCCGTGGACCTGCGCCTGGTGCCGCCCGCGCTCGCCGCCTGGGCCACGGCGGCCCTGACGCTGGACACGCCGGCGGTCTGGACGGCCGGGATCGCGGTCGTCTGCCTGGTGGGCGGGGTCGTGCTGTTGTCGGTGCGGAGGTCCGGGCAGCCCGGACGGCCCGGACGGCTTGAACGGGCCGGACCGGAGGGGCGAGGCGGCGGGGTGCTCGGGCGGTTTGTGTGGGCCAGAGCCTCGATCGCCGCAGTGCTGCTCTGCGTTGCCGCTGCGGCCGCGTCGGCCGGGCTGCACGGAGCGGACGTACGGCGAGGACCGGTGCCCGAGCTGGCCCGGCGGTACGCGACCGTGACGGCCGAGGTCGAGGTGACTGGTGATCCCTGGCTGAGCCGGCCACGGGTGCGTGGCGATCACGCGGCGCCGGTGGCGGTGCTGGCCCGGGCGGAGGTGCGGCGCGTCGAGCGGAGCGACGGGACGAGCGTACGGACGCGGACTCCGGTGCTGCTGGTCGTCGATGCGCAGGCACCGAAGCGGAAGACCGCTCGGAGCGGGAGTTCGGCAGCTGACAGGAGTGCTGTCCAGGGCGGGCAGGGGGCTCGTGCTGCCTGGCTCGGGGTGTTGCCGTCCACGCGGCTGCGGGTGAGCGGGCGGCTGGCGCCCGCGCAGGCCGGTGGGGATCGGACCGCGGCCGTGCTGCGGGTGCGGGGTCGGCCGGGGCCGCGGATCGTGGCCGGCCCGAGCGGGCTGCAGCGGCTGGCGGGACGGCTCAGGGCCGGGCTGCGGGAGGCGACCGACGGTCTGCCCGGGGACGCCCGGGCACTGCTTCCCGGGCTGGTCGTCGGGGACACCTCACGGATCACGCCCGAGCTGGACGAGGCGTTCAAGGAGACGGATCTGACGCACACGCTGGCCGTGTCCGGCAGCAACCTCACCATCCTGCTCGCGCTGCTGATCGGGCCGCCCGGACTGGCCCAGCGGGCCGAGCGCCGTGGTCTGGCCCCGCGCCTGGGGCTCTCGCTGCGGGCGACCGCGCTGGCCGCCGGAGTGCTCACGCTGGGATTCGTGGTCGTGAGCCGACCCGACCCCAGTGTGCTGCGAGCGGCCGCCTGTGGCGCGATCGCACTGCTCGCCCTGGCCACCGGGCGCCGTAGATCCCTGGTCCCGGCACTGGCCACGGCCGTTCTGCTGCTGGTGCTCTACGACCCGTGGCTGGCCCGCAGTTACGGCTTCCTGCTGTCCGTGCTGGCCACCGGCGCGCTACTCGTCCTGGCGCCGGGCTGGAGCGAGGCGCTGCGTCGGCGCCGGGTGCCGCCGAGGCTCGCGGAGGCGCTGGCAGCGGCTGCCGCCGCACAGGCGGTGTGTGCCCCGGTGACGGCGGTGCTGTCGGCGCGGGTGAGCCTGGTGGCGGTGCCGTGCAACCTGCTGGCCGAGGTGGCGGTGGCGCCGGCCACGGTGCTGGGGTTCGTGGCGCTCGTGACGGCGCCGGCGGCCATGGCGCCGGCCAAGGCGCTGGCCTGGTGCGCGAGTTGGCCGGCCGGGTGGATCGCCGCAGTCGCTCGGACGGGGGCGGCGCTGCCCGGCGCGGGAGTGGACTGGCCGGGCAGCTGGCCGGGGGCGCTGGCGCTCGCGGCGGTCGCCGTGGCCGTCGTCCTGGCCTGCCGGCGGTTGGTACGGCATCCGTGGTGGTCAGGGTTGCTCGGGGTGCTGCTTCTGCTGGCGGTGGTGCGACCGGCGCCGCTGACCCGGGTGATCACGGGCTGGCCGCCGCCGGGCTGGAAGTTCGCGATGTGCGATGTCGGACAGGGCGACGCGACCGTCCTGGCGACCGGTGAGGGAGCCGGGGTGGTCGTGGACGCGGGACCCGATCCGGACCTGGTCGACCACTGCCTGCGACAGCTGGGCATCACGCGCATCCCGCTCCTCGTCCTGACCCATTTCCACGCCGACCACGTGGCGGGACTGCCCGGTGTCCTACGGGGCCGTTCGGTGGCCGCGATCGAGACCACGGGCTTCGAGGAACCCGCCGACGAGGCCGCGTTCGTCACAAGGGAGGCGGCGGCACGGCACATCCCGGTCACGCGGGCCGTCGCGGGAGAGGAACGGCGCACCGGACCGGTCTCCTGGCGGGTCCTGTGGCCCCCGCCGAGCACCGGGCCGCTCGCGGACCCACAGGCCTCGGCGTGGCCGGGTCCGGTACCGGTACCGGAGCCCGAGGATCCGAACGACGCCAGTGTCGCGATGCTGGTCCGCACGGGCGGACTGCGGCTGCTGTTGCTGGGTGATCTCGAACCGCCGGCCCAGCAGGCGTTGGTGCGGTCACCGGCGGCGGTCGAATTGGCCGGAGTGGATGTGCTGAAGGTGGCTCATCATGGCTCCGCCTATCAGGATCCGGACCTGATACGGCTCGTGGCTCCCCGGGTGGCGCTCATCTCCTGCGGTGCCGACAACCCCTATGGCCACCCGGCACCGGCGACCGTGGCCGCGCTCCGGGCGGGCGGTGCGCTCGTACTGCGCACCGACCGGGACGGAGGGCTGGCGGTCGGTGGGACGGGCGGGCCGGGAGGGAAGGTGTCGGTGACGAGGGACTGA
- a CDS encoding YceI family protein, producing the protein MFGRWLGNRTNRMQRASPLAAVQTPPDAGVLSCRVLDPVNEPVACAEFAVSDTTGRKVVAGGTDPYGSFMTMLPAGEYRLAVSAEGYAPYRATALVGESSLASLGDVTLQVAHPPEPPAAGDWDIEAAHSSIAFTARHIGLARIHGRFESFAGAVRIAERMEQSAMHVVIDAASLDTGVRSRDDHLRSADFLDVRRFPTLEFYSDRFVHKGGSRWAVTGALSLHGVTRTVTLDTEYLGLGNGMDGEVRAACRATTELHRDDFTISWQSMLARGIAAIGPSIRVDLDVQIVPRG; encoded by the coding sequence ATGTTCGGCCGCTGGCTGGGTAACCGCACGAACCGCATGCAACGGGCGAGTCCTCTGGCGGCGGTTCAGACGCCGCCGGACGCCGGAGTGCTCAGCTGCCGTGTGCTCGACCCGGTCAACGAGCCGGTCGCCTGTGCCGAGTTCGCGGTCAGCGACACCACGGGGCGCAAGGTGGTGGCCGGTGGTACGGACCCCTACGGGTCGTTCATGACCATGCTGCCCGCGGGGGAGTACCGCCTCGCGGTGTCGGCGGAGGGCTATGCGCCCTACCGGGCCACCGCGTTGGTCGGGGAGAGCTCGCTGGCCTCGCTGGGCGACGTGACGCTCCAGGTCGCGCATCCGCCGGAGCCGCCGGCGGCGGGCGACTGGGACATCGAGGCCGCCCACTCCTCGATCGCTTTCACGGCGCGGCACATCGGGCTGGCGCGGATCCATGGGCGGTTCGAGTCCTTCGCCGGGGCGGTGCGGATCGCCGAGCGGATGGAGCAGTCGGCGATGCACGTGGTGATCGACGCCGCGTCCCTCGACACGGGGGTGCGGAGCCGGGACGACCATCTGCGGTCGGCGGACTTCCTGGACGTGCGGCGGTTTCCGACGCTGGAGTTCTACAGCGACCGGTTCGTGCACAAGGGCGGCAGCCGTTGGGCGGTCACCGGAGCGCTGTCGCTGCACGGCGTGACCCGCACGGTCACGCTCGACACCGAGTACCTCGGGCTCGGCAACGGCATGGACGGCGAGGTGCGGGCGGCCTGCCGGGCCACGACCGAACTGCATCGCGACGACTTCACGATCAGCTGGCAGTCCATGCTGGCGCGGGGCATCGCGGCCATCGGGCCGAGCATCCGAGTCGACCTCGATGTGCAGATCGTGCCCAGGGGCTGA
- the holA gene encoding DNA polymerase III subunit delta, which produces MARKTANDDPLAPVTLAVGQEDLLLDRAVQEVVAAAKAADADTDVRDLTPDQLQPGTLAELTSPSLFAERKVVVVRNAQDLSADTVKDVKAYLGAPAEEITLVLLHAGGAKGKGLLDAARKAGAREVACPKMTKPADRLAFVRGEFRSFGRSATPEACQTLCDAIGSDLRELASAVSQLVADVEGTIDEAVVGRYYTGRAEASSFTVADRAVEGRTAEALEALRWSLATGVAPVMITSALAQGVRAIGKLSSARGGRPADLARELGMPPWKIDRVRQQMRGWTPDGVAVALRAVAEADAGVKGGGDDPEYALEKAVVVIARAARSRGRG; this is translated from the coding sequence ATGGCCAGGAAGACTGCGAATGACGACCCTCTCGCCCCGGTGACGCTTGCCGTGGGCCAGGAGGACCTCCTGCTCGACCGTGCCGTGCAGGAGGTGGTGGCCGCCGCCAAGGCCGCCGACGCCGACACGGACGTACGCGACCTCACCCCGGACCAGTTGCAGCCCGGCACGCTCGCCGAGCTCACCAGTCCTTCGCTCTTCGCCGAGCGGAAAGTCGTGGTCGTACGCAATGCGCAGGACCTGTCCGCCGACACGGTCAAGGACGTGAAGGCGTATCTCGGGGCGCCGGCCGAGGAGATCACGCTCGTGCTGCTGCACGCGGGCGGGGCCAAGGGCAAGGGACTGCTGGACGCCGCGCGCAAGGCGGGAGCGCGGGAGGTGGCCTGCCCGAAGATGACCAAGCCCGCGGACCGGCTGGCCTTCGTGCGGGGCGAGTTCCGCTCGTTCGGGCGGTCGGCCACGCCCGAGGCGTGCCAGACGCTGTGCGATGCCATCGGCAGCGATCTGCGGGAGCTGGCCTCGGCGGTCTCCCAGCTCGTCGCCGACGTGGAGGGGACGATCGACGAGGCGGTCGTCGGGCGGTACTACACCGGCCGGGCGGAGGCCTCCAGCTTCACGGTCGCCGACCGGGCCGTGGAGGGGCGTACGGCGGAGGCGCTGGAGGCGTTGCGCTGGTCGCTGGCGACCGGTGTCGCGCCGGTGATGATCACCAGTGCGCTGGCGCAGGGCGTGCGGGCCATCGGGAAGCTGTCGTCCGCCCGGGGCGGCCGGCCGGCCGATCTGGCGCGGGAGCTGGGGATGCCGCCGTGGAAGATCGATCGGGTGCGGCAGCAGATGCGGGGGTGGACGCCGGACGGGGTCGCGGTGGCGCTCAGGGCTGTCGCCGAGGCCGACGCGGGGGTCAAGGGCGGAGGCGATGATCCTGAGTACGCGTTGGAGAAGGCCGTTGTGGTGATCGCTCGGGCTGCTCGGTCCCGCGGACGCGGCTAG
- the rpsT gene encoding 30S ribosomal protein S20 — translation MANIKSQIKRIKTNEKARLRNKAVKSSLKTAIRKAREAAAAGDVEKATVAAREAARKLDKAVSKGVIHKNQAANKKSALASKVASLKG, via the coding sequence GTGGCGAACATCAAGTCCCAGATCAAGCGGATCAAGACCAACGAGAAGGCTCGGCTGCGCAACAAGGCCGTCAAGTCCTCCCTGAAGACCGCGATCCGCAAGGCCCGCGAGGCCGCTGCCGCGGGTGACGTGGAGAAGGCCACCGTGGCGGCGCGCGAGGCTGCGCGCAAGCTCGACAAGGCCGTCTCCAAGGGCGTCATCCACAAGAACCAGGCCGCCAACAAGAAGTCGGCGCTTGCTTCCAAGGTCGCGTCCCTCAAGGGCTGA